Part of the Bacteriovorax stolpii genome, GACCTCCTCATAAAGAGGTGAGACCAGGATGTCATCTTTCGGCCTTGCCATCAGGTCAACTGAGGCCAGCTTAAACTGATAAGTGAAATTCTGGGTGTATTTCTTTCTGATGGCATAGGTCACCAGGTTTTTGGTGATTTTATAAGAAAGGTTTTCTTCAAAAGAGGTTTTGTCATCGTGGACTTCAATATCATGAAGAAGCTGCTGAACATGGGACTGAGCGGCCAGGATCAGGTTTCCTTGATTGACGAAGAGGTTATTAAAGCTCGCTTTTGGGTTTTGATAAAGTGGGGCCCATTCTCCAAAGGCCTCTTCCTCTGAAACCTTGGCGCGAAAGAAGAGTAGTCTTGTCTCTTCAAAGTCATCATAAAATTTCCAGGAAGGGATTAAAGGCTTAATCAGGTTGAGATAGGGGTTATTAATGCCCTCTGAGGTTTTCTTAAAAAGTGAAAACACGACGATCAAGATAAAATAGAGGACAATGCAAAGTAAAATAATTAATGAATTCAAGAGTGCCCACTCCCTTATTTTTAAAGTAAGATTAGTATAACGTAACTAAATACAAAAAATGAACTCAAAAAGATTTTTAATCAAACTACAGTATCTCGGCATTCGCTTTCACGGCGTTCAAAAACAGCCTGAGCATCCGAGCATTCAAGCGCGCGTGGAAAAGGCCCTAGGCCTTAAGGTGAAGACTCGTTTTTCTAGCAGGACTGATGCTATGGTGTCGGCGTTGGAAAACTACTGCCTGGCCATGTTTGATGAAGAGGTAGAACAAAAGGATCTAGAAGAGTCGTTATCTAAACTTCCACCTGATATACGCGTATTGGAAATTAAGGAAGTGCCAGAGCACTTTACCATGCTCGCGCACACCAAAGAAAAAGAGTACCACTACTACTTTGCTTTTAATGAAGAGTCTTTGCATCCATTTTGTGCACCTTTTATGACTTTGATTCGTGAAGAGCTTAATTTAGAAGTGATGGAAAAAGGGGCAGAGCTTTTTTGTGGCATTCATTCTTTTATTAACTACGTTCATAAACCAAAACCAGGGACAGTGTTTGAGCGAGAGATCTTAAAGAGTGAGATCGTCGAAAACACCGAACTTGCCGCCAACTTCTTTCCTAAAAACAGCTACTGCTTCAAAGTCAAAGGGCAGGGCTTTATGCGCGGTCAGGTCAGACTGATGATGGGCGCTCTATTTAGGCTGGGGATGGGGGAAATCACCCTTTCTGAACTGGAAAAGTCTCTTAGAGAACAGGACCCACATTTTGTAAAATGGGCGGCACCTGCCTCGGGATTGGTTCTTCATCAGACAAAACTAGAATAGTCTGGCTTTTTTTTCCGCTCAAAGAAAAAAATCAAACCACATCTTAGAATAGAAGTATTCAACTTCTATCACAGGATGTGACCAGTGCTTCAAAGACTCTTTCTTGCTTTTGTTCTTTTTCATTCGACAACCCTAATGGCCTCAGAAGCGATTGGCTATTACTCGGATGGAAAACTAAAAGACGGTGAGTCGATTATGGAAAGAGGGACTTTGATTAGAAAACTCTTTTTACAAAGACAAAGATTTTTTGGAACGGCCATCATGCAAGAGACAATCAGCGACGCTGCTGATTTCGTCCGCCAGACTTACCCGGAAGCCGAAGTCCTGCAGGTTGGAGATATCGCTAATAAAAATGGTGGGGCCTGTAAAGAGCATGCCAGTCACCAAAACGGTCTGGATGTCGATATTGTCTACTTAACAAAAAATGGAAAGCTTCAATCCCAAAATGCTCCTTACTGGGAAGAAGATTTTGTGAAGAATGGAAAGGTGAGTGCAAATTTTTATCTGGAAAGAAACTTCGCTCTCTTTAAACACCTGATTCACACTAGGCCAGTTGGCCGCATCTTTGTCGATGAAGCGATTAAAAAAATGTTCTGTGAGTACGCCAAGAAAAATAACCTGATGAAGGATGTTGAAACGGTAGAAACCCTAAGACGCCTTCGCATTGAAAAACTTCACAGCACGCATTTTCACCTGCGCTTAACGTGCGCCGAAGGCGATTACAGTTGTAAGGATCAGGCAGAGGTTCCAGCAGGAACTGGTTGCTAGAAGCGACACTCGATAAAATCTTTTTCAGCGAGCATTGGGCTTAGGCCCTGAAGGTCTTTAAGTTCATTATTTTCAAAATGCAGGAAAAGATCCTGGTTTTCTCCAAGATTCACACCTTCTTCAGTGTAGATAATTGAACCTTGGGCCTTGTCGATTTCCTGATACTTCACTCCTTTCTTATAGGGAGACGTTTCAATCAGATGCTCAACTTCATTTTGATCTTCTCGGTAAAGCAGGTAAGTCGGGATTTCATTTTCAGCAGCGTCTTTATAAAAAAAGCGCATGCGATAAACGATGCCATCAACTTTTTTATGAACATTTACAAAACGCACAGAGGTTTTTTCTGTGCGTTTGATTTCTTTTAAATTCTGGTAGTGCGACCTTAGGTTCTGGCAAAGAGTGTCTTTATTGGTCGCGTGCTGAGAAGTGACTGCTTCATCTGGCGCTTTAGAAAGATTGGCGTCTGGGTGAAGGGCGCGCGTATCTAAAGCGACATCATTAGATTGTCCCGGGCCATCTGCTACGGCAGGGAGCTTATTTCTTTCAGCTATCGTGATGACCACTCTAGTGATGATTAAAAGGGCCAGGACAATAAGTAAAAGCTTTTTTCTCGACTTCAAATTAGTACCAACGCTTGCACTTTGTTAATGGACTTGTCACTTCTCCCCAACGGACAGTGACGATATCGTTTGGATGACTTGAAAGTCTTCCCGCATCCATTCTACTCCAAAGTGCACCGATATCAATAGTCATTCCAGCGCGGTAGTTGATTGGGCAAGCTGCCTGTAGTTCAGCTTGAACGGCACCTTTTTTGTTAAAAATGTAATCAGCAAAGGCCAGGATTTGCGGGTCACCAGAGTTCTGAGTTTTTGCATCTACAAAAGCTTGCTTCAAGTTCAAGTACATCTCTTTTAGTGCGCCATCGCGAGCTGGAGTCGAGAAAGCATCAAACTTCTGGTAGTCCATACAAGCGTTGTTGGTTTGTTTTAAGAATTCCAGTGCTTCGTTGACGTATTCGATACGCGCTTGAGATTCCTGACAAACAGCTTTGAATAATCTGTTTAAGCGGTCTCCAGATGTTTCAGTTGTTGTTGCCAGGGACTTTGCTACGTATTTGAAGAATGTTCTCGTATCCATTTGTGAAGCGAGTGTGTACTGCTCTGTCGAAGGTCCAAGTTCAGCAGGAATCGCGCTTAAGTCTTTTCCAATGTGTTCAGGCCATCTGAATTTTCTAAATCCCCATGGATCATTTGGCAGGTTTTCAAATTCGCGGTCTCTTCTTCTTAGAAGATCACCTTTCTTTTCGTGGTTTGCTTGAGTTGAGTAAATAACATCAAATGTCCCTACTGGGTTGATGCCTTTAATGTTGTAAGTGTGGCGGATGAATTTTCCAAATCTCGCTTTCATCTTGTAAGTGAAAAGAGAGCCAGGAGTGATTGATTTAATCGCCATAGGGAATGTATCAAAACGAGTTAGGTTCTCTGTCCCAACGCTGTCTCCGATTTCAGTAATAAGCGCCACAACCCTTTTGTTTTCCGGGCCGGCGTAGTCGAATTTATTTGTGCGGTTGTTTAAAGTCTTGCTTGGTTCACGAGACCCTGATGGGTTAGTGATAGCAAAAGGAAGTTTGTTTTCAAAAGCAAAGATTGCTCTGAAAGCATATGCAGTGTCAGCACAGTCCGTGTTGACTCCATAGTAAGGAGAATTTTTATCAGTAAACATTTTTTCGCGAACAGCGATACTTGAAACCCAGTCGATATACTTTTGTTCGTATTCAAGGGACCATGATTGAGTGTCTTCCCAAACTGCGGCCTTTGCGTTGAAAGTAGCGAATGAAAGAGTTAGAATAAGTGCAGAGAGTGTGAATTTCATGAAGTCTCCAAAAAATAAAAGGCTTCTGTTTTTAGACACTAAGAACGGATAGGTCAAGACAACACCAAATTACCAGAAGCGTTAAGTAACCAATTAAGGGATAGGAATGGCAAAAAAAATTTTAATTACTGGTTTTCTTCCATTCGACCAGGATCCAACTAATCCTTCAGGTGATTGGGTTAATTGGATGGTAGCAAAATCAATGCCTCACCAAACAAAAGAGCGCATACTCCGAGGAATTGTTTTACCTGTGACATTTCAAGGCGCATTTCCCGCTTTAAAAAAAGTTTGTGATGAATTTTGCCCCGATATTATTGTGATGACTGGGCTGGCGAAAAATCGCAAAGAACTCACAGTTGAAAGAATTGGAATTAACTGGGTGGATGCCCGCATTCCAGACAACGATGGTGTACAGATTCTCTCATCAAAGATTGATTCAGAAGGGCCAGATGGGCTTTTTACAACAGTGCCAGTGGAAAAAATCTTGGATTTAGCGAAAGCTTCCAATACACCAATGAAACTCTCAACTAGTGCAGGCGAGTATGTCTGCAATGACCTGCTTTATAAAACTCTATGTTACACACTTGATAAAAAAACTTCAGCGACTTTTATCCACATTCCGGGAAGCGACAATTACGATGGCATTTATCTTGCTCTTGAATCTATAGTTAACGGTCTATAGTTCGGGAGGACAATTATGCGTTCATTATTTTTAATCACTGGATTAATTTTTTCGTTTAATCTTTTTGCTGTCGATGTTCCGCTCAAGCCATCTCCTTTGCCAACGGCAAAAGACGTTGATGTCGCTCGCTACATTGGCAAGTGGTATGTGATTTCATCGCTCCCTCAATTTTTTACTCGCAACTGTGAAGGGCAATCGGCGGAGTATGGAATTGTGAACGAAAAAACAATCAGTGTTCATAACGTCTGTTATAAAGAAAATGGCAAAACAAAAGACATCAGAGGAAAGGGAGTGATTCAGGATGCTCCTAACAATGCTCGTCTGGTTGTGACGTTTGATAATTTCTGGACGAGATTATTCCGTGTGAAAGGTGAGTATGTGATCATCAAATTAGGCGAAGGTTATGACACTGTCATGGTTGGATCAACTAACAGAAAATCATTATGGATCATGTCTCGCCAACCAACGATGGACCCAACTACGCTCATTGAGTATGAAAACTTAGCAAATGACCTATCATTTCCTGTCACTCAGCTTCAGAACTCAAAATACTAGACAAAAAAGTGTGCGTTACGGCAATATGGAAGGATGAAGTTAAGCCTCATCCTTCTCGCTTTGTTTAGTGGAGCACTCCACGCCAAAGTAGAGATCGACTCATTTAAAAAGCATTCATGGAACAATGAATGGAACGAAGCCATCTCGCTGGAGCTGGATCAAAAAGAAAACTCGAACATGCTCTCGGAGAATTTAGATCACGCCGATCTAATGGAGTTGGGCTGTCCTGGTTTTAATAAGACTGACGATCTGGAAGCAAAAAAAGATTTCTGGATTGTTTTCTTTTCTGGTCTCACACGCGCAGAGAGTGCCTTTAATCCACTCGCTCGTTCAAAAGCACCTAAAGGTGGGCACGGCAACTACGGCCTTGTTCAGCTCTCTAAAAGAACAGGAAGAGAGCAGTGTGGGCTGACTCCTGAAGAAATCGCTGATCCGGCGGCACATCTTCGTTGCGCGGTTAAGCTTATGAGTTGGCAAATTAAAGGAGCACCGGCACCTTCGGGAAAACTTCTTCGTCGCGATTTAAAAGGCCAGCTTTTTGGTAAGCGCATTCTTCTTTGGGGACCACTTCGCCAGAATGACAAGCGTGGAAGAGCGCTGTTGACTGGATGGTTTAAGAGGCATTTGGAACAGATGCCGTTTTGTAAAGCCGTTGATTAATCTCCACATCTAAATAGAAAATTATCAACATTCATCTCTCTCCTCATAAGGCAAAGTTATCCAAACTTTATTTGGGGATAACTATGAAAACCACACTATGTTTGCTTGTTCTTATCTGCAGCTCTCAAGCAATGGCCGCCATTGGTTGCTTGCCTGGGCAATGTGAACTGCCAAAACCAAGACCAACTTGCCCACCATCACGACCATCAGGTGGAAGGCCAATTCCTCAACTCGCTTCGCTTGAAATCAATTTAGTAGATTCAAATGAAATTAAAGCAACGCCGACTGGAATTTTAATTGATTCATCATGGAAGAATGCCATTTATGATTTCGCCAAGAAAAATGTCCGCCATCCATCTTGGGGTCTTTCACATGCTGAACGCAATTATCAAGTGACAAAAATTCTTGCTGAAAAAGAAAAAGTAGAGCTTGATCTCGATGTTCTTTTTGCGGCCAGTTTCCTGCATGACCTGGGTGGATTAAAAGGTTATGAAGTTGAAGGTGTGGATCACGCCGTTCGCTCAGCTGAACTGGCACAAAATCTTCTAAATGAAGCAGGTTTCCCAATGGAGAAATGGGCACTCGTGAAAGAAATTATTTTAGGGCACACTTATTACACAGCTGCTCCAACAAATAAAGCAGCACAACTTTTCCGCGATGCTGATGTTTTAGATTTTCTTGGAAATATTGGTGTTACAAGAATTTTGGCCATCACTCAAGAAGAAGGGACAAGTGATTCAACACTCAACCCGACAGTGGGCATTCTTAATACATTTGCTAAATCTATGGCCGAAAAATGTATCAGCGAGAGCTGTAAAGAAATCGCCAAAGGAAGGCAAGAAGAGCTTCTTTTATTTTTAAGATCTTTAAATAAAGAATCTTTCAATGGAAAAGCATTATAAAAAAAGGGCCTCGAGTGAGGCCCTTTTTATTTCTATCGCATATTAAGCATTGGTTTAAAGTATGCCCATCTCGATTTCACAACGATGACAAAGAGTACGGCCACCACGATCGCCATTGGAAGTCCTGTTGGCTCAGCAAAAAGGTGAATCCCCAGGATGTTTACGATCACTGGTCCCAGGAAAATAATCCCAGCATTAACAAATAGTCCTGAAAGAAGAGTTAGTCCGCCCAGCAGCTCGCATAGGAATGCTAGAGGCAGGATGTAGCCTGTGGCCATGAAGCCGGCCATGATTGTCGCCATTACGCCTTCAGGTGGTGGCATTGGGATGAAACCCTTACCTAAGAATGAAAGTAGGACACCGTTTAATCCAAAGACGGTGAACATAAGACCTAACAATAGGCGTGAAGCTAGTGCAATTTTTTGAAACACGACAATCCTCCTTGATGTGATTAATCCTATTATTGATTAACTTTAGGAGAAAAGCAAAATTCGTTTAGGTAACAAAAATGAGACTTAGTAAAAAGTCTCAATCACTTCTTTAGAGTAAAGAATCTTTTCGTTATCTACGGCCGCTTTTGGGTGGCGGTCTGGGTGAACCATTCTAGTGAATGAATCCATTTTCTTATTGAACAAGAAGTTAAAAAGAACCTTCGTCCACGAATCATAGCTTGCTAGTGAATCGTAGAATTCTGGTGCCATTTTTTTAATCTTTGGTTGGTTGATCCATGCCACGTTCATAAAATCGTGGTGCTCATTGTGGTAACCCATGTTGAAGCAAAGTTTATTAAGTGGCCCGTAGTAGCTGTATGTTTCTTGACCTTCTTTTGTAATGAAGTGCTCTTGAATCCATCTTCCTCCCAACGGGTGAAGACCTAAAGCAAACAGAGTAGAGAAGGCAAGGTACCAGAAAGCGGCCGGTCCCACATAAATATAAATGGCCACGTTGATAGCAACGTTAACTAGTCCGTTAATGATCATCCATACGTTAAGTGGCTTATAAAATTTTACTTTTAGTGGACGAAGCGCCTGAGAAAGAGAAAAGAACATCAGCCATAGCGCTTTCATGATGGCAGAGTTTCCGATGAAGCGTCCTTCTCTGTAGCTGACGATATCCGGGTCGTAAGAGTATTCACCTAAATGTTTGTGATGAATCATGTGATATTTTCTAAAACCCATGGCGGAAGGAAGAACGAGTGGGAAATCGCAAACGATTCCCATCACTTTATTTCCGAAGGCAGATTTTAAAACCACATTGTGCGTGCACTCGTGGATCATAACGTAAAGAGAGTGGTTGGCAAAAGCACCAACAAGATAAGCGACAAGACCAATAACCCACCAGGCCTGGTCTCTCAATAAATAAGCAATCGCAAATTGAAATGAAACAACAAGAACAATGTAAAGAGCAGACAATCTATAAGGACCGTAAAGATCTCTGACTTCCGGATGGCGTGCGAGAATCTCACGTCTTCTTTGAATGTGGTAGTTTGGCCCTTGGACAAAAATAAAATCGCGCTTGTTTTCCATATGAGGGGCAGATTAGCTCAAAGAAGAGGCTTTTAAAATGGCCCCCTGAAAGAAATTTTAATGATTTATACCGGCTTCTAAAGAATGGTTAAGATATTGAAAATAAAGCCGAAAAGAAATCATGTTTCGGACGTTTAAACACCCTTTAGTGGCGCTTATCCTTAGTTACTTTTTAAGTACGTCGTCCCTCTATGCACAAGGGCAGACGGATGAGGAGATTTTAAAATCCCTGGGGTTTGATTTTGTCCTGGATTCCAAAGCGTTAGTCTCTAAGAAAAATGCCCAGGGCTATTATGAATTGGGACTGGGAATTGCGGTTGATCAGAGTTGTTTTAAGCTTTATCCGCAAAAAGAAATCGCAGTCATTTTTCAGAAAATGTTAGTAAGAGGACTCTCTTGCATGAAGCGTGAAGAGCGTGGAGAAAATGTAAAAAGAGACCTAGAGTCTTTTCAAAAACTTCTTTCCAATAAATCAAATCTCTCAAAACTCGAGTGCGATAAACCTCTTCCTGATACGGCCTATGCCATTGGGTCAAGTCCAGGTTCTTCTCGTAGACACCCTTATATTTATCTTTCAAATATGGGCAATAAAGAATTCAAAGAGAAGCCTGCTTTCTTTCAAGGGGTCGTCTTCCATGAACTGCTTCATAACATTCGCTACTTTCACCACCCGGATGATATGGAGGTGACTTCGGCCTGTGAAGAGTGCTGCTTTGGAGAAATGACTGGGGATAAAAAACTAAGTGCCTGCAAGATTTGTGGTGGCGCTTATGAAACAATCAGCGACCCGGAATACATTAAGTCCCTTTTAGTTTGGGACGGGCGCTTTTATGGAAGGCTGATTGTAGAAGAGCAATTTGATAAGGCCCTAAAAGATTCGGCCATCGTCAAAGAAGTTCAATTTAAGGAGGCGATGGAGTCTTTCTTAAAAGATTTGAAGTCACCAGTAGAAAGTAAAAAAGCTCTGGAGCAAGTCGATAGACTCCTGGCCTTTGAATTTGAAGCCGTAGAAAAAGAACTGCTGGCCATGCCCGAAACAGAAATCTCAAACCGTTACCGTTTTCTTTATTACCGATTAATGGCCATGGCCGCAAGAAGTCAGGGGAACCTGAGTCTGGAGAAAGCATATAAGGCCAAGTCCGAAGCCTGCCGCGATAAGTACAAAAACTCTTAGTTCTCTTTTTTCATGTAAGCACAATAATTGGGGCGAGGCCCGATCTTAGGGTGGTTTCGGCAAGTGTCCGGGCGTTTGTCATAGATGGTGCATCTTTTATGAGCGTCCAGGAAAAAGCACGAGCTGTCTGGTTTTTGGGCCAGGGTGAATTTCTCAGTTGAGGGTGTGTAACGGGTGACCCCGGGATGTTTTAAGGCCTCTTTAATTTGTTCCTTCAGTGACAATTCTAAATGAAACTCATCTAGGACTCCCATGCGGATGAGGTCAGCCGTTTTAATTTCTACAGGCATATAACAGCAGAGTCCCTCGCACGTCTCGCACATTCCTTTTTTGTAAAGGCTCCAGCGGTTCAAATCTTTCAGGTGCTCCTGGATTTTCCCAGCGGTATTAAGTCTGTTTTTTTTACTCATAGGCGGGCCGATCTTATAAAAGTGTTTGCCATTTAGAAAGAGTGAGATTAGATTTTGCATAAATATTACTAACACTAACTGAGGCT contains:
- a CDS encoding HD domain-containing protein produces the protein MKTTLCLLVLICSSQAMAAIGCLPGQCELPKPRPTCPPSRPSGGRPIPQLASLEINLVDSNEIKATPTGILIDSSWKNAIYDFAKKNVRHPSWGLSHAERNYQVTKILAEKEKVELDLDVLFAASFLHDLGGLKGYEVEGVDHAVRSAELAQNLLNEAGFPMEKWALVKEIILGHTYYTAAPTNKAAQLFRDADVLDFLGNIGVTRILAITQEEGTSDSTLNPTVGILNTFAKSMAEKCISESCKEIAKGRQEELLLFLRSLNKESFNGKAL
- a CDS encoding tRNA pseudouridine(38-40) synthase TruA, translating into MNSKRFLIKLQYLGIRFHGVQKQPEHPSIQARVEKALGLKVKTRFSSRTDAMVSALENYCLAMFDEEVEQKDLEESLSKLPPDIRVLEIKEVPEHFTMLAHTKEKEYHYYFAFNEESLHPFCAPFMTLIREELNLEVMEKGAELFCGIHSFINYVHKPKPGTVFEREILKSEIVENTELAANFFPKNSYCFKVKGQGFMRGQVRLMMGALFRLGMGEITLSELEKSLREQDPHFVKWAAPASGLVLHQTKLE
- a CDS encoding penicillin-insensitive murein endopeptidase, which encodes MLQRLFLAFVLFHSTTLMASEAIGYYSDGKLKDGESIMERGTLIRKLFLQRQRFFGTAIMQETISDAADFVRQTYPEAEVLQVGDIANKNGGACKEHASHQNGLDVDIVYLTKNGKLQSQNAPYWEEDFVKNGKVSANFYLERNFALFKHLIHTRPVGRIFVDEAIKKMFCEYAKKNNLMKDVETVETLRRLRIEKLHSTHFHLRLTCAEGDYSCKDQAEVPAGTGC
- a CDS encoding lipocalin family protein; protein product: MRSLFLITGLIFSFNLFAVDVPLKPSPLPTAKDVDVARYIGKWYVISSLPQFFTRNCEGQSAEYGIVNEKTISVHNVCYKENGKTKDIRGKGVIQDAPNNARLVVTFDNFWTRLFRVKGEYVIIKLGEGYDTVMVGSTNRKSLWIMSRQPTMDPTTLIEYENLANDLSFPVTQLQNSKY
- a CDS encoding lytic transglycosylase domain-containing protein produces the protein MKLSLILLALFSGALHAKVEIDSFKKHSWNNEWNEAISLELDQKENSNMLSENLDHADLMELGCPGFNKTDDLEAKKDFWIVFFSGLTRAESAFNPLARSKAPKGGHGNYGLVQLSKRTGREQCGLTPEEIADPAAHLRCAVKLMSWQIKGAPAPSGKLLRRDLKGQLFGKRILLWGPLRQNDKRGRALLTGWFKRHLEQMPFCKAVD
- a CDS encoding fatty acid desaturase translates to MENKRDFIFVQGPNYHIQRRREILARHPEVRDLYGPYRLSALYIVLVVSFQFAIAYLLRDQAWWVIGLVAYLVGAFANHSLYVMIHECTHNVVLKSAFGNKVMGIVCDFPLVLPSAMGFRKYHMIHHKHLGEYSYDPDIVSYREGRFIGNSAIMKALWLMFFSLSQALRPLKVKFYKPLNVWMIINGLVNVAINVAIYIYVGPAAFWYLAFSTLFALGLHPLGGRWIQEHFITKEGQETYSYYGPLNKLCFNMGYHNEHHDFMNVAWINQPKIKKMAPEFYDSLASYDSWTKVLFNFLFNKKMDSFTRMVHPDRHPKAAVDNEKILYSKEVIETFY
- a CDS encoding YkgJ family cysteine cluster protein, whose product is MSKKNRLNTAGKIQEHLKDLNRWSLYKKGMCETCEGLCCYMPVEIKTADLIRMGVLDEFHLELSLKEQIKEALKHPGVTRYTPSTEKFTLAQKPDSSCFFLDAHKRCTIYDKRPDTCRNHPKIGPRPNYCAYMKKEN
- a CDS encoding pyroglutamyl-peptidase I: MAKKILITGFLPFDQDPTNPSGDWVNWMVAKSMPHQTKERILRGIVLPVTFQGAFPALKKVCDEFCPDIIVMTGLAKNRKELTVERIGINWVDARIPDNDGVQILSSKIDSEGPDGLFTTVPVEKILDLAKASNTPMKLSTSAGEYVCNDLLYKTLCYTLDKKTSATFIHIPGSDNYDGIYLALESIVNGL